TAGTTTTTGCACCCCAAATAtatgaaaattttaaaagaaaatcactGGAAGGTTTATCATTAACATTTATTGTATTATGGTTAGCTGGTGATGTATTTAATGTACTTGGGGCAGTATTACAAGGGGTTTTACCAACAATGATTATATTGGCAGTATATTATACCTTGGCTGATATTGTGTTATTATGGCAATGTTTAGCTTATGGTGATGGGAAAAACCCTgatttaattcatttatcTCCAGCTAATCCATTAAATGAAGATGTATTGGAAACTGCCATGTCAAATGAAGAACGTCATAATCGTCGCAGAAATCAAGGTAATACCACTGAAGACTTGGAAagttcaacaacaagtgTTGATAGTTCAATAAgtaaatcatcatcatcacaatttcaaagtttTCTTATAAATACATTAATGGTTACTTTAGTCATAGCATCAGGAGTTATTGGATGGTATATATCATACATTAAAGAATCCAAACATCATTCAAAACATCCTGGCAAACATAATCCGGAAGAATTGATATTTGATCCATTAGCACAAATATTTGGTTGGTTATGtgcatttttttatttaggTTCAAGAATTCctcaaattgttttaaattatGAAAGAAAATCTTGTGATGGGATTTCatttatgttttttttatttgcaTGTTTAGGTAATTTGACTTATGTGATTTctattttatcaattgatatgaGTTGGAATTATTTATGGGTTAATTCATCATGGTTAGCGGGATCTTTAGGTACTTTGGGTTTAGATTTCActatttttattcaatttttcctttataatgaaaataaagatGATGAGTTTAGTGAATATGAGTCTTCAAGTGAAACAGAACTGGAATCATTATTGACTAGTAGTGATAGATCTTATGGTACTGCTTAATATGAATTTAGTGAATATTTTCAAGTAAAAAGTTATAACCATTATTTTTAGATGCTTGCATTAAGTTTATGTTCATAGATAGACaccaaaaattatttgtactactactatatattatttattttaaaacaaaaaaagaaacgtTAAATTAACTTCTACTATCGAAACTTGTTGTCATAGTAAATAACAtaaagtagtagtagtagacGATTGTTTATTAATGCCAgttatttgtttaaaatTAGCGTTTATGTCATCGTCACAATATTCGCTAAACAGAAGCgcaaatatatatacatatatacataCAAACACAAATTTGCTAACAAAGTACATAAATAGCGCGGAGTTAAGAATGACAGTTTGTGATCTCCACTTTGACTCTAACTCCGCAATAAGTAATGAAATTCTCAgttcgttgttgttgttgtttgtttgtttgtgcCATACCCACCATTCACATTCACATAAAACCAAAACGGTTATAGAAGTTTCTGGTCcttaacaaaaaaaaaaaaaagaaaaaaaccCTTCTCTCAAACTTCTTGGTATTTATCAAACTATATATCATTttctaaatcaattttttcttcacaAATTCACCAAATAGTGTCAATCCATTTActaattatttatttgctATTAAGGATCCTTACCAATAttcttattgttttaatttttgagatagaaaaaaaagccatctctttctcttttaatttatttttttgtgatTCTGGGGGAAAAGAATAAACCACGAACAGCAACATGAATAATACTACCTCATCAGCGCAAGAAAAGACtgttaaaaaaagaaacagagCAACCTTGGTTTGTTTATCATGTcggaaaaagaaagtcaAATGTGATAAAGGAAAACCTTGTTCAAATTGTAATAAATCCCAACCTGATAAGTGTATTTACGATGAACGAATACTGGAATCAAAGAAACGAAAGAAACCGTCCA
The sequence above is a segment of the Candida albicans SC5314 chromosome 3, complete sequence genome. Coding sequences within it:
- a CDS encoding cationic amino acid transporter (Possible G-protein coupled receptor; vacuolar membrane transporter for cationic amino acids; PQ-loop motif; rat catheter and Spider biofilm induced), whose translation is MIAPPPAPIVLDSQSVSGITGSISIACWIIVFAPQIYENFKRKSSEGLSLTFIVLWLAGDVFNVLGAVLQGVLPTMIILAVYYTLADIVLLWQCLAYGDGKNPDLIHLSPANPLNEDVLETAMSNEERHNRRRNQGNTTEDLESSTTSVDSSISKSSSSQFQSFLINTLMVTLVIASGVIGWYISYIKESKHHSKHPGKHNPEELIFDPLAQIFGWLCAFFYLGSRIPQIVLNYERKSCDGISFMFFLFACLGNLTYVISILSIDMSWNYLWVNSSWLAGSLGTLGLDFTIFIQFFLYNENKDDEFSEYESSSETESESLLTSSDRSYGTA